ACTGCAGTCTATTGAACTTGGCATGACAGTTTACTGCATTGATGATGGttgattgatttgattgatGATCTGGTGGAGACCATCTTCAACTACAACTATATCAGAACTGAGTGCTTTAAGAAGCCATTCAAAACAAGTCATTCACAATAatggggatttttttttattttgtttggacAAAATGAATGTTATATATGTTCAGATGACATCTCAGAAATCAAACCTGTAGACGTCTTGCTGTTTGATAACATTAATCATGATTAGTTATTTTCATACATATAACATTTACCTCAAGAAACCCCCTCAAGCTTTTGGTATTTTATATTGTATCTCAGTTTTGGTGGCTTAATATTGGTTTTAAAAAACTGGAAATCCACTGAGTTGTAGTTGTGAGTGTGGAGTGCCGTGTTCCATGTTTAATGTGGATGGGCTTCTCCGAGTGGCTTTGATCAATATGCATCAAGAAAAGGGAAGTGGGGGTTGGTGGCATCTCTCCATACCTTCTGGCCATCCTTCTGTAGATAGAACATCACTGATTCATTTGCGCAAGTGTCAGAATTTAGATTGTCATTCTTATACTTGTGTTGTGCTCACCTCTATTGATGGAATGATAAGTCTTTCATTCCTGTTAAAGGACTCTATTTGCTTCATATCATTTTCTGATAAACTGAAATCAAACACCTGTTTTCAAAGAACAAAGATTTTTTTGTAAATGCAAGAAATTACATTATTGTTCCCAGGAGCCATTTTCTCACACATTATACATTAAGTAGAATCAGTCTTGACTCTTCCTAACTTGAGTTAATCTAAATCTCTCAATAAGAATGACCAGATtctctaaccctaactaaccTACAGCAGTATCATTCTGGAATAGCCCAATAAAGGGGAAAAGGCTAATAAATTAGGGTAAGCATCACCAAAACCAGCAGAACTACACccacaaagaaaaataacaGATAGATATACTTGTTTGCACATGATCTGAATAGTAAAACTCCACAAACAGTTCAGTCATCTGTCAATGCGGAGGAGGTCAGAATTGAATATTGTCTATGACCACAAGGTGGCAGAACATTTAAGCCTAAATCAATGAGAAGTAAACCTTTTGGAAAATCTGATGTATTATTACAGTAAGCATTTCAAAACCGTAATCAAAACCATGATTTATATGTAACACTCCACACTTAAAATGTGTATGTCATAGTTTACCTCAATGTTTTCCTTAATCCTAGATGGAGTGACACTTTTTGTGATGCAAATAATTCCCCTCTGCACGTGCCACCTGTCAGACGTTACAAACATACAGCTGCTGCAGTGACAAAAGCTGGTGTTTCTGAGAGGCTAAAAGCTGCAGATAGCTGCAGTCTTAGAGATTCTGTGTTTTCCTGTTACAGTGGGGACAGATATCACCAAGCACAAGCAATGTAATTTCACCCTGTAACATTCACTGTTTGTACTGGAAGATAGGCCTTCATTCAGAATGAAGGGCCCCAGTGTGACATCCACCTTCTCACCTGATGAGAACCTGGGCGGGGGTCTTCTTGTAGTGGGCTGCTATGGCCAGCAGCTTCGGGTCATCGAGCAGCTGTGGTTCTCCAGGAGAAGTCCATGGTCGGTCGGGAGAACCCAGAGGACTGTAGGCTGTCAGTGCCAGGCCTCGACTCCTACAGTGAGCCAACAGCTGTGACTGGGTTAGATATGGATGACACTCCACCTGGAGAATTGAGTCAGAAATATATTAACATTATATTCAGATCTGGCAAAAGTGAACCTAGAGAACAAAAGTGAACTTCTCAATGACTTACAAACAAGTAGAATTAAATGTTGGAGTTTGTTAGATGTTGTTTTTCTGTTATACTGTAAGAGATTTGCAGCTGAGGTGACCATTAGACATTTTGGATGTTGTTGACCATAGAAACTTAATTAAACTAACTTAAAAGCCGTAAAAAAAAAGCAATTCTGGGGATGGAGAAGATTTGAGTGCTCTTGAAGTTGTTAAGGAAAACTGAATTAAACTTAAAGGGTTAGTTTCCTGGAAACCTATTAAATGTAGTGTTTGATTTAATTCCAGTACCAGTGGAGACCCACCACTGAGAATTTATTTTAAGCACGGATTcaccttttttgtttgtctagttgTTTAATTCAGAGGGAATGTTAGCTCTACATCATCAGTATTAGTGTCCTGATGGAAAGCAATGAAAGATTATGCTAATGAGGCTAATAATACCTGGTTGACCACAGGTTTGTGTTTTCCACAGTTGAGAATGTCATCAATTTGTCTGGCATTAAAATTTGACAGGCCAATGGCTTTCACTAGACCCTGGTCCACAAGTTTCTCCATTGCTGCCCATGTGTCCCTGTAATGGGTGTCTGCGTAGCGAACCGTGCCATCAGCTCTCCTAGGGATCAACTCTTCTCCTCTTCTGAAATTAGGAGAGATAACAATGCTTAACAGGAGGAATGCCCCACCCTCCTGGAGAAATCATCATAGAGATAGAGGATATATctgagtccccccccccccttccaaaaAAAAGCTTCCTTTTAACCAGATAAGTATGAATAATTAAAGTAAGTGACATAGACCAGAATCTGTATTCTGATCAAACATGTGTCAGCTACAAGCATAATCAATTTTATTAGCATGAAATAGCAGGTGGAAGCAACTGTACACTCATTTTACCACTTGGTGATGGAATTCTGAACACCTGGGACCTTGAGGGGAATGGATTTTAAGTTAAACACAAATGAACATGTTAAAACATTACTCAAATGCCATTGGCCAATGCATGAGGTACAGGTCCAGATAGATCAGTCCAAGATCAGACAAAGTCTTTCTGCAGGCTGCCTCCACATCTTCAGGGTGGTGCTTGgtgttccacagttttgaaGTCACAAATATATCTTCTCGTCTCAGCTGCTGATAAGATTATACAATGATTTGTTACAGGACACATTaatgaaaaaaatttttttttcacacagttTGATCTGAATATTATTGTAAATTTTTTCTTCATGTGTCTCATTTACCAGGAATGGTCCACATTGGAAAAAATTCACTTTTCTAGTGGCAGAAAGTTACCTTCCCTGGCCCCACTCTCTCAGCTATGGCCCGGCCCACTTCCTGCTCGTTGCTGTAGGCGGCTGCACAGTCAATGTGCCTGTACCCACAGTCCAGTGCCACAAGCACAGCTTGTTTAACCTGAAAATCACCAGCATGCAAAGTCACCTTTTCCAGCTATCAACAAATCACAGCGGCAGCACGTTCACGATTACATAATCATACACAGCATTGCTATTTATGGATTATGTTGTCCAGGTATTCTATTTGTTCACAATGAATCAGTTTTGGTTTGACAAAAAAttgtagtagtgttgtagtaTTTTCAATGTGCTGTTCTAGAATGTGCGGGGTAATGGTCCATCCTGCAGTCCGTGGTCTTGTATGGTGTGGAGCTGAGACACACCTGCCCAGGTGAGCTCTTCCAGGTTCCTAGACCCACTGCCGGCATGTGTTGACCACTGCTGAGTGAAACCATGGTTGCCATGCTTCTCTTACAGTCTGAAAATGCAGTGGAGCAACAAAAATGAGGTCACCCTGCTAACTTTAGACAGCCACTGCAGCCACTAAGACATGCACAGATAGTCTTATGTACACAGAGCTTTAAGCATCTGAAAGTGCTTtgcatgggtttttttttattgatatAAATTCTGTTTTTTGGAGTTGTTCATCTGGTTAACCagcaatgtgtgtgtataactttATGAGATGGTTTATTACAATCACGGATGTGTGAACTTAATGAATGTTTAGGGCTGTATTACAGTGAAACCTTTGAACACCAAACTTTCATTATGTGTAGCATGAAAAAATGCAATGTCATGTAAACTTCGTGAAGTCCCACATACAGTGAGGAAAGTAAGTATTTCAAcattgcaagttctcccacttagaaatcattgaggggtctgaaatttttatcttaggtgcatgtccactgtaagagacataaaaaaatctggaaatcacaatgtctggtctttaataatttatttgtgttattgctgcaaataagtatttgaacacctgccaatcagcaaaGATTCTGGCCCTCGAAGACCTGTTAGTCCACCTCTAACAAGTCCACCTCCATtccacttattattctaaattacaagcacctgtttgaggttgttagctgcataaagacacctgtccaccccacacaatcagtaagactccAACTACTACTCCAACAACCACTaacatggctaagaccaaagagctgtccaaTGACACCagagacacaattatagacctccacaaggctggaAAGAGCTATGGAGCAACtgccaagcagcttggtgaaaaaagatcagt
The genomic region above belongs to Brachyhypopomus gauderio isolate BG-103 chromosome 3, BGAUD_0.2, whole genome shotgun sequence and contains:
- the akr1a1a gene encoding aldo-keto reductase family 1 member A1-A, with the protein product MATMVSLSSGQHMPAVGLGTWKSSPGQVKQAVLVALDCGYRHIDCAAAYSNEQEVGRAIAERVGPGKQLRREDIFVTSKLWNTKHHPEDVEAACRKTLSDLGLIYLDLYLMHWPMAFERGEELIPRRADGTVRYADTHYRDTWAAMEKLVDQGLVKAIGLSNFNARQIDDILNCGKHKPVVNQVECHPYLTQSQLLAHCRSRGLALTAYSPLGSPDRPWTSPGEPQLLDDPKLLAIAAHYKKTPAQVLIRWHVQRGIICITKSVTPSRIKENIEVFDFSLSENDMKQIESFNRNERLIIPSIEKDGQKVWRDATNPHFPFLDAY